The DNA segment TTTTTCAATCAGCGTAACTACTCTTTGGTAACGTGTGCGAAGACAACTTGTCTCTGATGTGATGTGTCGcaacaaaacaaaacacaaCAAAAtttccatagagaaagggaaagagtctctgaaaatttcaatcacagattacagagattctctgtaatctgtgatttcaatattgaaaGCAAAAAGAACCAGATTACTTTTTGTTAAAAGTAGATGTCAACATATGGTTCTATGATTTAACCTAACATGATGACAGGATTACAGAAAATCTGTCATCTGTGTTTAATCTTCAGTTTTAAAGtttcaaaaagaattttatatctgaatttcaatttttaccACTATTCAAGAATACAAATGTCGAAAAGAAAGTTACCCAATGAAAAGAATTCGGACGAGAAGAAAGCCAAAACAACCCACTGGTCCTTGGGACTCTTGGAGACGATAAAAGACCCCAAAAATTTGATACAAGAGGATTCATATACCTACGTTATAGCGGATAAATTTCCTAaagcaaaatatcattatttagTGATAAGTAAACAGGAAATCTCTTCCATTAGTAAAGTTACAATTAACAATTTAGATCTTTTACGGCATATGGAAAAAGTGGCTAAGAAAATTGTCCAGGACGTACAATCAAAGGAGGAAGAAAAgtataatttcaaaattggttATCATGCCCAACCTAGTATGGCTAGATTGCATTTACATGTAATAAGTGATGATATGAACTCGGCATGCTTAAAAACTAAGAAGCACTGGAATAGTTTCACTACGAACTTTTTCATTCCttctgaaaatataattgaaagTTTGGAAAAAAACAAGACCATTCAACTCCCATCTGATCAGCAATGTAAAAATTTATTgatgaaagatctgatatgtaaCAAATGTATTTATGTACCAAAGCATTTAGGcgatttaaaaaaacatattcTGGAACATTTGAAGAAGTAAAGCATTTGAGACTATGCCTGTAGAACATGAgatttctgttttcagattgagCAAGATTGCTTCAAGAGAATTAAGAAAATGTATTGTTAATATTctcaaattttccattgaaaattcaTGATTAAGGAAAATTTGCTCAAGAAATATGACCATCGAAAGCCAAATATCTTTCGTgtatttcttcttcttattcCTTACAAGATTTGCTCaattttcaagtgaaatttgtTCTTTCAATCATCAATCCAGTTGACCGTTATATAAGATACTCCATCATCGATTAAAGAAGCTAAAACTGCTCTTTTCTTAACAGAAGTTGCTAGTCTTCCAAATGCTATTATTTCACAAGGTAACATAGGaacattttcttcaatacatCTTACAATGAATATCGCATGATGAGTTATAGGATCACCTGAAAAATTTGATATATAATTGATAAgtaatatttttccattttataaATTGTAGATTCACCTTTATAAACTAAAAAGTCACCACCAAATTTTTCACCTGAGGTAATATAATAGCCTTTCTCCCATAAGTCTTTGAAAACAGAATATCTCTGACAATTTCTTGTTTCAGGTAGGTAGTCCACAATTTCTGAAGCAGTGATTTCAATAAGTGGAAATTTATTggcaaaatttatattttcttaCCATTATCTGTGCATATTGGAGTGGATGTTATGGGCCATATCATTTTATCATTTGTTATTTCACAAGATTTACTCAATtcttcattgaatatttcagattCCTCTCTGTTATCACCCTTCTTCCTCTTAGAGGCCACAATCTCATTGAGCATTTCTATCAATTGTTTCCTTCGATTATTCATGTAAACAACTTTTTGTTccttcaataaattcgattcaaAGTCCTCATTATATTTCAACTGAGCATATTTGACAATTTTACCAATTTGTTTTTCTAGCAAAAGATGAACCTCCTCAGGCATCAATTTCAAAGGTAATACTGTAATGTGTACAAAGTTATGTAAAATTCTACGAAATCTGATGATGTGAATACCTGGTATTGAATTCAAACTTCCTACAAAATCACCAATTATCCTATATTTCTTTCGGAGAATCGACCAAtctgaaacaaacaaaatttataAGTGGAACTAAGTTGCTGTAAAGTGATCACCATTagcatcaaaaataaaaagttcaGACTGCAATAATATTAAGTTGATTTTCATTTTAgtatatatttcaaattttcgttcaattttcaatttcctaATATTTTGGTTATGTTATTACATTTCACAGAATTGAGTTCAATGTTCATAGAAAGTCGAAAATTTTCTTGCCCTGGATACATGGGCTCTAAAATTTTGTGACCTATAAGCCATAGAGTTTTGTATATAAGGATTAGATATTCTGTGGTGCGGATTAGTACTCTGTGGTTGATAACAGTCTTCTGTGGAATCTGACAGCTGAGTTTGCTAACAGATTTGTTTTCTCTATGAAATAATTAACGAAGgatatttttcttatgaatacTGGTATTTCTAGAATAGTTTATTAATCGAAGTAACTCTTTACGATGGGCAGTTACGCGAAGGCCGTAATGGTTGGTTATATATGCCGTTTGTGTTCCGAGCAGAAGAAAAAAGTTATCCACTTATATAGCAGCAAAGCCCAATCTCTGAAACTTCTAGAAAAGATAAAATTACTGCCTATTACAGTAAGTTTTCGAAGAGAGCTATTGATGTGTGTATTAGTAATATTGAAGTCTATTTCTAGGTACAGAAATATGATAATTTACCCAAAACTATTTGCGAAACTTGCATTGAAAGATTAGACACACAATATAAATTAATACAAAGAATtcggaaaaataatataatccAGAGAAGTCATAGGATATTTCACGTAGGTTTAATTTTAAGCatatgaaattgatgaaaacagCAGTTTTGAATCAATACAAGTTTAAATTTCAGAGCAATGGAAGGTGCCCTGTTGAATGTCCCTTGCATGGGACAGTTGATCCTTCTTGGTCTGACGACAGTGAACCATCAGGTTCTACTagttgaaattttatttatatcataAGTGTATCGTTTATACATTTCTATTTTTGTATAAAATGAGCAAGTATTGCTGATGAAAATATTTACTTGGTTTCTTTTATCGCTATGTGTAATTTAACGGAGAAGTTTTAATTTTGGTATTTATTACAGTAGAATActtattttaaataattttactAGGAGATTTTTTCATTGCCTTTTGCACACTGGCCGTCATTATGCAGTCTTAAATGTGTCATTTTTGAAAGTAAACTGTGATTATGTGTTTTATACTGAGTTGTTAGATTATCTGTGATAAAAATACTTCACAGTTTATATTGTAGATATCTGGAAATAGCACGGAAAGgctataatatataatatgattttttgCCTTAGTGTGTTTTAATTTAATTGTATATGTTTTGTTGCTGTTTATATTTGCATTATTCTTCATTTATATTAAAACTTTCAGAGATAAGCCTGTGTTTATTGAAATCAAAGAGGTGATGCAATCAAATTGGCTTTAAAATTTACCTAAAAGTAATCATGTACCTTGCTGTTGGTGGAAACACTTAGGgatgtgaaattaatgaaagtCATGGTTAATTATAGTTCGATTTTATTCTTTGAGGATGGTTATTTCTATTTAAATAATGCTCAAATTCTATTTTAGACATGAAAACTGCAGGAATGAAGATTTTGCAAGAAATGTAGGATTGAccgatttaaatttttattatacaaAATGAACACGCttgaattattatttcaaataattactCAATTTGTTCGGTTACCATAGTTCTGGTGGAATATAAATTCAAGGTAAGAGTACTGAGAAAATTGGGCAAAGAGTTCTGCTGCCTAAGATGAAGATCTATCATACTCTCTAAGCTAGAGCTAAACGGGGTCTCAAGTAATTGCAATAAACCATCCTTTTTTAATTGAAAGCAAAGAATGTCATCTTCACATTCGGAGTACATGTTCGTTAATTTATACAAAGCCTTGGAATTTCTGTCAATCTTATATCCTAATAGCATATATACAACATCTCTGAACTCTTGTATAGACGACTTAAAATAGTCTTTCATTTGGTTATGTTGAGCTTCCTtgctttttatttcttctttgAGCAATTGCACTTCTCTGGTAGACATAGAGATATCAGCTAATCTGCTGCTCTCCATTCCTTCCTCcatgttttttacttttctcTTGAGCCTATCGACCTGGAATTTAGAGAAATGTTTCTATCCTATGTTGATGAATAGAagtaaaaattgaattaataaaaagtgctccaaaaaattccagaaaatagaaaaagaatgatgaaaaattcgcGGCGTACAgatattgaattctgaaaaaattatctCTCCAGGCGAGCCTCGAACCCGCCGACTCTAGATTGCCGGTAAAGTGCTCTACCACCGAGCTATCAAGAATTCCACTTTTTCAGTATTCAACTAACGTCTGTACCTCGCGAATTCCtcattattaatatttttattacGTCAAATCCAACATTAAGTTGAGGTAGAGTTCATCCATTTGTAGACGCAGTAGCTATCCTTACATTACTTAGATGGTCCAGTAACAAAGTGTTAATTATGGTTTCATGAAATAAAATCATCAAATACGAACAATAAAATTTGAATACTAACCTCATCTTGTAATTTGTCTATAAGGACCTCTCTCTGGTTGATACACTCTGTTAAGGGATTATTGGCAAGGTGATAAACATTACCACCTCTTAAAGTATCGTTACCAACAATGTATTCTTCGAGTTGGATTTCCAATTGGTCCTTCCTTTCCCTCAAACGTGTATTCTCCTGTTTCAAACGCTCCAGATCGTTCTGTAATCTTGAGATTTGTTCCAATTTGACCGGAGGTAAATCTGGAACACATCGAATTGAAAATACGAAAAGccgtcaaaaattttcttgaaatatgcTTGTAGCATCAAGTGTTACCATTAAGCAATCTATATGTATATCTCGAAAAATAAAGGGATAAAATGCGTCAGAACcgaaaaacaaattaaaaaataCGAAAATAGCACGTTATTGATGATATTCGATCGTAAAGCCCAGTCGGATGTTACGCCCATGTCTGCGCCGTGACATAACGTGAAGTTAGCCGAACCCGTAA comes from the Coccinella septempunctata chromosome 2, icCocSept1.1, whole genome shotgun sequence genome and includes:
- the LOC123306810 gene encoding aprataxin, with protein sequence MSKRKLPNEKNSDEKKAKTTHWSLGLLETIKDPKNLIQEDSYTYVIADKFPKAKYHYLVISKQEISSISKVTINNLDLLRHMEKVAKKIVQDVQSKEEEKYNFKIGYHAQPSMARLHLHVISDDMNSACLKTKKHWNSFTTNFFIPSENIIESLEKNKTIQLPSDQQCKNLLMKDLICNKCIYVPKHLGDLKKHILEHLKK
- the LOC123306809 gene encoding tRNA-splicing endonuclease subunit Sen34, which encodes MKINLILLQSELFIFDANDWSILRKKYRIIGDFVGSLNSIPVLPLKLMPEEVHLLLEKQIGKIVKYAQLKYNEDFESNLLKEQKVVYMNNRRKQLIEMLNEIVASKRKKGDNREESEIFNEELSKSCEITNDKMIWPITSTPICTDNEIVDYLPETRNCQRYSVFKDLWEKGYYITSGEKFGGDFLVYKGDPITHHAIFIVRCIEENVPMLPCEIIAFGRLATSVKKRAVLASLIDDGVSYITVNWIDD
- the LOC123306811 gene encoding uncharacterized protein LOC123306811; the encoded protein is MGSYAKAVMVGYICRLCSEQKKKVIHLYSSKAQSLKLLEKIKLLPITVQKYDNLPKTICETCIERLDTQYKLIQRIRKNNIIQRSHRIFHSNGRCPVECPLHGTVDPSWSDDSEPSGSTS